In the Thermodesulfobacteriota bacterium genome, GACGAGGCCAAGGGCTTCATGCTGGTGGACGGGGTGCCGGTGACCATCCTGCGGGAATCCCGCAACCCGGCCGGCATTGCGTGGAAGGATCAGGGCACCCGCCTGGTGGTGGACACCACCGGCGCCTTCACCGACCCCACCGGGGCGGCCGAGGACCCCAAGGGTAGCCTGCGGGGCCACCTGACGGCGGGCGCCGAAAAGGTCATCCTGTCGGCGCCGTTCAAGATCAAGGCCCAGGGCATGGCCATGCCCGATGACGCCGTGACCACGGTCATGGGCATCAACTTCGACGACTACCAGCCGGCTCGCCATCACCTGGTCTCGGCCGCCTCCTGCACCACCACCTGCCTGTCTTACATGGTGAAGCCGCTCCTGGAGCATTTCGGTGCCGACCGGGTCCTGAGCGCCTCCATGGTCACGGTCCATGCCGCCACCGGCTCCCAGCAGGTCCTGGACCGGCTGCCCAATGCCGGCGCCAAGGACCTGCGCAAGAACCGCAGCATCCTCAACAACATCATCCTCACCACCACTGGCGCTGCCAAGGCCCTGGGCCTGGTGATCCCCGAGATGAAGAACATCGGCTTCATCGCCGAGTCGGTGCGCATCCCCACCAGCACCGGCTCCCTGATTGTCCTGGTGATCAACCTCCAGGACGAGGAGGCAAGCCCGGTCAAGCGCAACCTGATCAACGGCATCTACCAGGCCTACGCGGCCCGCAGCCGCTACCTGGCATACAGCGAGGAGCAAAACGTCTCTGGCGACATCATCGGCACCCCGGAGGCGGCCACCATCATCGAGGGCACCGAGACCCATACCCGCACCGCCCACATCCGGGTGAGCCTCAAGAACATCCCCGGCTGCTCCATCAGCGAAGGCTCGGCGGCCTTTCTCAACATCCCGGTCACCCAGGCCGTGATCTACGGCTGGTATGACAACGAGCTGGGCAGCTACTCCAACATGCTGGGGGATCTGACCGTGGCCGTTGCCGACAAGATGATCTGACCCGCCAGAGGCCATGCCTGTTCTT is a window encoding:
- a CDS encoding glyceraldehyde 3-phosphate dehydrogenase NAD-binding domain-containing protein, which codes for MKLGINGLGRIGKLTVWHHVSRKHFSGLTINIGRAAGQGLEHVASYLEKDSTYGRLGQYLHGHRAGRVIEGLDEAKGFMLVDGVPVTILRESRNPAGIAWKDQGTRLVVDTTGAFTDPTGAAEDPKGSLRGHLTAGAEKVILSAPFKIKAQGMAMPDDAVTTVMGINFDDYQPARHHLVSAASCTTTCLSYMVKPLLEHFGADRVLSASMVTVHAATGSQQVLDRLPNAGAKDLRKNRSILNNIILTTTGAAKALGLVIPEMKNIGFIAESVRIPTSTGSLIVLVINLQDEEASPVKRNLINGIYQAYAARSRYLAYSEEQNVSGDIIGTPEAATIIEGTETHTRTAHIRVSLKNIPGCSISEGSAAFLNIPVTQAVIYGWYDNELGSYSNMLGDLTVAVADKMI